GCGCGAGCCTCGCCGCGGTGCTCGACCCGCAGCTGTTCGTGTTCGGCGGCGGCGTCGCCGCCGCGGGCGAGCACCTGCTCGAGCCGGTGCGGCGCGCGTTCGTCGAGCACCTGCCCGCGCAGGGGTACCACCCCGAACCCGAGTTCGCGATCGCGGAGCTGGTCAACGACGCGGGAGTCGTCGGCGCGGCCGACCTCGCGCGCGTGTGGGCGGTGAAGCGGGCCTGATCGGTATGCTGTCACGGGCCGATCGGAAGGGATGGCGATGTTCTACTGGATCATGAAGCACATCGTCGTCGGCCCCATCGTGCTGGGGCTGTTCCGGCCCTGGGTGGTCGGGCTCGAGCACATCCCGAAGTCGGGCGGCGCGATCCTCGCGAGCAACCACCTGTCGTTCATCGACTCCATCTTCCTGCCGCTCGTGGTCGACCGGCCGGTCGTGTTCCTCGCCAAGAGCGAGTACTTCACCGGCAAGGGCCTGAAGGGCTGGGCCACGCGCCTGTTCTTCCAGGCCACCGGGCAGCTGCCGATCGACCGGTCGGGCGGCAAGGCCTCGGAGGCGTCCCTCAACACCGGCCTGCGCGTGCTCGGCCGCGGGGAGCTGCTCGGCATCTACCCCGAGGGCACGCGCAGCCCCGACTCGCGGCTCTACCGCGGTCGCACGGGCGTGGCGCGCATGGTGCTCGAGTCGGGCGTGCCGGTCGTGCCGGTCGCGATGATCGGCACCGACGAGGTCATGCCGATCGGCACCCGCATCCCGAAGATCCGGCGCATCGGCGTCGTGATCGGCGAGCCGCTCGACTTCAGCCGCTTCGCGGGTCTCGAGGGCGACCGCTTCGTGCTCCGATCGGTCACCGACGAGCTGGTGTACGAGCTGCGCGAGCTGAGCGGGCAGGAGTACGTCGACGTCTATGCGAGCTCGGTGAAGGAGAAGCGCGCCGCGCTTTCGCGGTAGGCTCGTCCAGTCGCCCGGAGCGGCGACGCATCCGCTTGTCTCACCCGGCGCGTCCGTCGCGCCCGCGTCATCCAGGGAAGTATCCGTGACCCAGCTCGTCGAATCCGTCGTGCAGCCCGCTGACAACGTCGTCGCAGGGCTCGACGCCTGGCGCACGTTGCCGATCAAGCAGCAGCCCGAGTGGCCCGACGCCGAGGCCGTCGCCGCGGCGTCGGCCGAACTCGCGACGCTGCCGCCGCTGGTCTTCGCCGGCGAGGTCGACAACCTGCGCGACCGGCTGGCGGCGGCCGCCCGCGGAGAGGCGTTCCTGCTGCAGGGCGGCGACTGCGCCGAGACCTTCGCCGGCGCGACCGCCGACCAGATCCGCAACCGCGTGAAGACCGTGCTGCAGATGGCCGTCGTGCTCACCTACGGCGCCTCGATGCCCGTGGTGAAGATGGGGCGCATGGCGGGGCAGTTCGCCAAGCCGCGCTCGAAGGACACCGAGACCCGCGGCGACGTGACGCTGCCGGCCTACCGCGGCGACATCGTCAACGGCTACGACTTCACGCCCGAGTCGCGCGCCGCCGACCCGTCGCGCCTGCTGCGCGGGTACCACACCGCGGCCTCGACGCTGAACCTGATCCGCGCGTTCACGCAGGGCGGCTTCGCCGACCTGCGGCAGGTGCACGCGTGGAACCGCGGCTTCGCCGCGAACCCGGCCAACGCCCGGTACGAGAGCCTCGCCAAGGAGATCGACCGCGCGGTGCGGTTCATGGACGCGTGCGGCGCCGACTTCGACGAGCTGAAGCGCACCGAGTTCTTCACCGGCCACGAGGGCCTGCTGATGGACTACGAGCGGCCCCTGACGCGCATCGACTCGCGTACCGGCCTGCCGTACGACACGTCGGCGCACTTCATCTGGATCGGCGAGCGCACGCGCGACCTCGATGGCGCGCACGTCGACTTCCTGTCGCGGGTGCGGAACCCGATCGGCGTGAAGCTCGGCCCGACCACGACGCCCGACGACATGCTGGGGCTGATCGACAGGCTCGACCCCGAGCGCGAGCCGGGCCGGCTCACGTTCATCACCCGCATGGGCTCGAGCCGCATCCGCGAGGCGCTGCCCCCGCTCCTGGACGCGATCAAGGCCGCCGACGCGAACCCGCTCTGGGTGACCGACCCGATGCACGGCAACGGCCTCACGACGCCCACCGGCTACAAGACGCGTCGCTTCGACGACGTCGTCGACGAGGTGAAGGGCTTCTTCGAGGCGCACCGCGCGGCGGGCACGCACCCCGGCGGCATCCACGTCGAGCTCACCGGCGACGACGTGACCGAGTGCCTCGGCGGCTCGGAGCACATCGACGAGGCGACGCTCGCGACGCGCTACGAGTCGCTGTGCGACCCGCGCCTGAACCACATGCAGTCGCTCGAGCTGGCGTTCCTCGTCGCGGAGGAACTCGCGCGCTGACCGCGTGCCGTCGGGGGAGCGGATGCCTCCCCGGCGGCGCCCGCGCGCGGCATCCGCTCGCCGGTCGTCAGAGTTCGAGCGTCGCCACCAGGGTGACCGTCGAGCCGCGGATCTGCTCGGTGTCTCCGCCGGGATCCATCGACTTGACGGTGGCGAGCCCGACGAACGCCTCCGGGAAGCTGTACTGCACCTGGAAGCCGGCCGCCTCGAGCGTGTCGATGGCGTCGGCGAGGTTCTCGCCCACGACGTCCGGCAACGTGACCAGGTCGGGCCCCTTGGAGACGGTCAGCACGATCGGGTCGCCCGGCCGCACCGGGTCGGTGCTGGTCGCGGCCGAGAGCACGAGGTCGGCGGCGACGTCGTTGCTGAACTGCGGCTCGGCGAACGAGACGTCGAGTCCGGCGTCGGAGAGCCGCTGCTCGGCCTCGGCCGACGCAGTTCCGACGACCGAGGGGATGGCCCCCGCGGAGACGACCAGCGACAGCGCGCCGCGCTCGGGATACTCGTCGCCGACGCGTTCGCCGTCGGCGTCGAACACGGCGATCACGGCGCCGCGGTCGACCTGGGACGAGTAACGCACGTCGGTCTCGTCGGCGACGTCGAACTCGGCCAGCTCGGCGCGGGCGTCCGCCTCGGGCATCCCCTCCACGTCGGGCACGGCGAGGATGCGCGGGCCGAGCGAGACGAGGATCTGCACGGTGCCGCCGCGCCGGGCCTGCGTGCCGCCCTCCGGGTCGGTCTCCGAGACCAGCCCCTCGGCGACCTCCGGGTCGTGCTGCTCGCCGAGGGCGGTCTCGAACCCCGCCTCCTCGAGCACGCCGGCCGCGGCCTCCGGTTCGAGTCCGCTCACCGACGGCACGGTGGCCAGGGCGCCCGGTCCGCTGCCGAAGTACCATCCCGTTCCCGCGGCGAGCCCGGCGAGCACGAGCACGAGTGCGAACAGCCAGTAGCCGCGGCGTCGGCGGCCGCGCGAGGTCCGCTCGAGCGCCGCGACGCCCGTGGCCGCCGCCTTGGGCTTGGCAGCCGCGGCCGCGGCCGTGCGCCGCTCGCCGAGCACCTGCGTCGCCGCCGTCGTGGGCGCTGCGGGCGGGGTGCCGTCGGGCAGCACCGCGGTCGCCTGCCCCGTCGCGGGCGATGCGCCGCGCACGCTCGACTCGATGGCGCGCAGCTGCTCGAGCAGGACCCGCGCGTCGGCGGGCCGCTCCTCGGGGTCGCGCGCCGTGGCCCACAGCACGAGCTCGTCCAGCTCGGCGGGAACCGACGGGTCCTTCGAGCTCGGCGTGGGCACCGTGTCGTTCGCGTGCTGGTACGCGATCTGCATCGGCGCCTCGCCCACGTAGGGCTGCTCGCCGGTGAGCATCTCGTAGAGCATGATGCCGATCGCGTAGATGTCGCTGCGGGCGTCCGCGACCCCACGGGTCACGAGCTCGGGGGAGAGGTACGCGATGGTGCCGAGCAGCGCCTGCCCGGTCGCGGTGTTCGCGCTCGCGGCGCGCGCGAGCCCGAAGTCGCCGAGCTTGATGCGGCCGTCGTCGGCCAGCAGCACGTTCTCGGGCTTGAGGTCGCGGTGCACGATGCCGGCCTTGTGCGCCGAGGCCAGCCCCGACAGCACGGCGTCCATGATGTCGACGGACTGCTCGGGCGTGAGCTTCGTGTAGTCCTTCAGGAGGTCGCGCAGCGTGATGCCGGGCAGGTACTCCATGACGAGGTACGCCGTGTCGGAGTCCTGGCCCTGGTCGTAGACGTTGACGACGTTCGGATGCGACAGGCGGGCCGCCGAGCGCGCCTCCTGCACGAACCGCGTCTTGAACGTGTTGTCGTCGGCCAGGTGGCCGTGCATGATCTTGATCGCGACCCGACGTTCGAGTCGCAGGTCGGTCGCCAGGTAGACCGTCGCCATGCCGCCGCGGGCGATCCGCGAGCGCACCTGGTAGCGGCCGTCGACGAGACGGCCGACCATGGGGTCCGCGGGCATGGTGGTCACCGTACGAGTGTACGAATGCGCGCGGCCCGCGAACGACCGAAACACCGCCGGGTCCGGCATCGAGACGCCATCGTGACCGGTGTCAGCCGAGCTCGGCGAGCCACGCCCGCGCCGACGTCTCCCACTTGGCGTACGCGTCCGGGTGGGCGCTGCGCTGCACCGCCTGCGCGGCCTCGGTGACGGTCATGCCGCCCCAGCCCGCGATGTCGAGCAGTCCGCGGGTCGTGCCCGGGTTCGGGTTCGTGCGCCCGCCGAAGAACGCGCGCGCGGCGCGCTCGACGTCCATGACCTCGGCCTCGGTGCCCCAGCCCTGGCTCGGTCGCTGCTGGAACACGCCGAGCGAGTCGCGGTCGCCGTAGCCGAGGTTGCGCAGGCCCGACTCCTGCGCGGCGGTGGCGAGCGCGATGACGATGCCGCGGTCGGAGACGCCCAGCGAGCGGCCGACCCGCACGATCACGGCTGCGTTGTCGGTCATCTCCGCCGTCATCACGACGACGTGCCCCTCGGCTGCCGCCGCCAGCACGCCCGGCACGACGAGCACGTCGCCGGGGTGGATCACGCTCGACCAGCCGAGCTCGTTCGCGTCGAGGAGCGACTGCACCGAGACGCCGTAGCGCGCGGCGATCCCGCTGGCGGTGTCGCCGCGCTCGACGGTGTGCCGGTCCGGCGTCGCGTCGTCCTCGGGTGCGGCGGCGGGGGCGGATGCCGCGGGGGTGCCGGTCGCGTCGGGCAGCACGAGTGCCTGCCCGGGGAAGATGAGGCTGCGCCGGTCCAGTCCGTTGACGCGCAGGACGTCGTCCACATCGAGCCCGTACCGGCTCGCGATGCCGCTGACGGTGTCGCCCTCGACCACGGTGTGCCGGCGGATCTCGT
This is a stretch of genomic DNA from Agromyces sp. SYSU T00194. It encodes these proteins:
- a CDS encoding lysophospholipid acyltransferase family protein, whose protein sequence is MFYWIMKHIVVGPIVLGLFRPWVVGLEHIPKSGGAILASNHLSFIDSIFLPLVVDRPVVFLAKSEYFTGKGLKGWATRLFFQATGQLPIDRSGGKASEASLNTGLRVLGRGELLGIYPEGTRSPDSRLYRGRTGVARMVLESGVPVVPVAMIGTDEVMPIGTRIPKIRRIGVVIGEPLDFSRFAGLEGDRFVLRSVTDELVYELRELSGQEYVDVYASSVKEKRAALSR
- a CDS encoding class II 3-deoxy-7-phosphoheptulonate synthase, producing the protein MTQLVESVVQPADNVVAGLDAWRTLPIKQQPEWPDAEAVAAASAELATLPPLVFAGEVDNLRDRLAAAARGEAFLLQGGDCAETFAGATADQIRNRVKTVLQMAVVLTYGASMPVVKMGRMAGQFAKPRSKDTETRGDVTLPAYRGDIVNGYDFTPESRAADPSRLLRGYHTAASTLNLIRAFTQGGFADLRQVHAWNRGFAANPANARYESLAKEIDRAVRFMDACGADFDELKRTEFFTGHEGLLMDYERPLTRIDSRTGLPYDTSAHFIWIGERTRDLDGAHVDFLSRVRNPIGVKLGPTTTPDDMLGLIDRLDPEREPGRLTFITRMGSSRIREALPPLLDAIKAADANPLWVTDPMHGNGLTTPTGYKTRRFDDVVDEVKGFFEAHRAAGTHPGGIHVELTGDDVTECLGGSEHIDEATLATRYESLCDPRLNHMQSLELAFLVAEELAR
- the pknB gene encoding Stk1 family PASTA domain-containing Ser/Thr kinase, which produces MPADPMVGRLVDGRYQVRSRIARGGMATVYLATDLRLERRVAIKIMHGHLADDNTFKTRFVQEARSAARLSHPNVVNVYDQGQDSDTAYLVMEYLPGITLRDLLKDYTKLTPEQSVDIMDAVLSGLASAHKAGIVHRDLKPENVLLADDGRIKLGDFGLARAASANTATGQALLGTIAYLSPELVTRGVADARSDIYAIGIMLYEMLTGEQPYVGEAPMQIAYQHANDTVPTPSSKDPSVPAELDELVLWATARDPEERPADARVLLEQLRAIESSVRGASPATGQATAVLPDGTPPAAPTTAATQVLGERRTAAAAAAKPKAAATGVAALERTSRGRRRRGYWLFALVLVLAGLAAGTGWYFGSGPGALATVPSVSGLEPEAAAGVLEEAGFETALGEQHDPEVAEGLVSETDPEGGTQARRGGTVQILVSLGPRILAVPDVEGMPEADARAELAEFDVADETDVRYSSQVDRGAVIAVFDADGERVGDEYPERGALSLVVSAGAIPSVVGTASAEAEQRLSDAGLDVSFAEPQFSNDVAADLVLSAATSTDPVRPGDPIVLTVSKGPDLVTLPDVVGENLADAIDTLEAAGFQVQYSFPEAFVGLATVKSMDPGGDTEQIRGSTVTLVATLEL
- a CDS encoding LysM peptidoglycan-binding domain-containing protein produces the protein MTKLDDDGSASVDPAGGHEPATQPRGAHARRRPLGRVATSAVAVIGAVAVTLGFATPAQAAPAPRKQAKPKAMPARAATPAVVRTAAAAEPAPLRYTVVEGDTVSAIAARFGMPTASVLALNGLGWSSLIFPGQVLVLDDAERPAAVTPTRVDDEIRRHTVVEGDTVSGIASRYGLDVDDVLRVNGLDRRSLIFPGQALVLPDATGTPAASAPAAAPEDDATPDRHTVERGDTASGIAARYGVSVQSLLDANELGWSSVIHPGDVLVVPGVLAAAAEGHVVVMTAEMTDNAAVIVRVGRSLGVSDRGIVIALATAAQESGLRNLGYGDRDSLGVFQQRPSQGWGTEAEVMDVERAARAFFGGRTNPNPGTTRGLLDIAGWGGMTVTEAAQAVQRSAHPDAYAKWETSARAWLAELG